The following coding sequences are from one Aethina tumida isolate Nest 87 chromosome 2, icAetTumi1.1, whole genome shotgun sequence window:
- the LOC109595556 gene encoding 40S ribosomal protein S24 isoform X1 gives MTEGTATIRTRKFMTNRLLARKQMVVDVLHPGQPSVKKTDIREKLAKMYKVTPDVVFVFGFRTNFGGGKSTGFALIYDTLDFAKKFEPKHRLARHGLYEKKQQTRKQRKERKNRMKKVRGTKKSKVGAAAKKGGK, from the exons ATG ACTGAAGGAACGGCTACAATTCGCACCCGCAAATTTATGACCAACAGATTGTTGGCTCGTAAACAAATGGTTGTGGATGTTTTGCATCCAGGACAGCCCTCTGTTAAGAAAACAGACATTAGGGAAAAATTAGCCAAAATGTACAAA GTCACACCTGAtgtagtatttgtatttggtTTCCGTACAAACTTTGGTGGTGGTAAATCAACTGGCTTTGCCTTGATCTATGACACATTAGACTTTGCCAAGAAATTCGAACCTAAACACAGACTCGCCCGCCACGGTCTCTATGAAAAGAAACAACAGACGCGTAAACAGCGTAAGGAAAGGAAGAACAGGATGAAGAAGGTCCGTGGTACGAAGAAGAGTAAAGTGGGTGCTGCTGCCAAGAAG GGAggaaaataa
- the LOC109595556 gene encoding 40S ribosomal protein S24 isoform X3: protein MTEGTATIRTRKFMTNRLLARKQMVVDVLHPGQPSVKKTDIREKLAKMYKVTPDVVFVFGFRTNFGGGKSTGFALIYDTLDFAKKFEPKHRLARHGLYEKKQQTRKQRKERKNRMKKVRGTKKSKVGAAAKK, encoded by the exons ATG ACTGAAGGAACGGCTACAATTCGCACCCGCAAATTTATGACCAACAGATTGTTGGCTCGTAAACAAATGGTTGTGGATGTTTTGCATCCAGGACAGCCCTCTGTTAAGAAAACAGACATTAGGGAAAAATTAGCCAAAATGTACAAA GTCACACCTGAtgtagtatttgtatttggtTTCCGTACAAACTTTGGTGGTGGTAAATCAACTGGCTTTGCCTTGATCTATGACACATTAGACTTTGCCAAGAAATTCGAACCTAAACACAGACTCGCCCGCCACGGTCTCTATGAAAAGAAACAACAGACGCGTAAACAGCGTAAGGAAAGGAAGAACAGGATGAAGAAGGTCCGTGGTACGAAGAAGAGTAAAGTGGGTGCTGCTGCCAAGAAG TAA
- the LOC109595557 gene encoding UPF0488 protein CG14286 isoform X1, whose amino-acid sequence MCNTMAVSMLLSMQTFRNLSVYCEKHHLYYSISIRFENFKMPPKARLHRVTGKPTKIPQKSVEQPSTSVGLSPELEQQFEVELCWCIQQLQLALKSGKLNNKQVQDHTKTLNTLMSNSTPLVKKRQVMRLSFGDYRAKMAAEDKKLSRNATNIKVVPGNPSKKSVFIKKSAFCTGNNFKFNFNIPKDNISEELESIKLQDDEVAKDKNQDVKPCFTPSDNSFRFNFGIENDT is encoded by the exons ATGTGCAATACAATGGCAGTGTCAATGTTACTCTCTATGCAAACTTTTCGAAATCTGT ctGTTTACTGTGAGAAacatcatttatattattctatatCTATTCgatttgaaaactttaaaatgcCACCCAAAGCAAGATTACACAGAGTAACAGGAAAACCTACGAAAATTCCACAAAAAAGTGTTGAACAACCTTCCACAAGTGTTGGATTATCTCCAGAGTTAGAACAGCAATTTGAAGTTGAATTATGTTGGTGCATACAGCAGCTGCAACTAGCCCTTAAGTCGGGAAagctaaataataaacaag ttcaaGATCACACAAAAACACTAAACACACTTATGAGTAATTCGACTCCCTTAGTCAAAAAGAGACAAGTTATGAGATTGTCATTTGGTGATTATCGGGCAAAAATGGCAGCAGAGGATAAGAAATTATCAAGAA ATGCTACAAACATAAAAGTTGTGCCTGGTAACCCAagtaaaaaatcagtttttattaaaaaatctgcaTTTTGCactggaaataattttaaatttaactttaatattccaaaagacaatatttcagaagaaTTAGAAAGTATTAAGTTACAAGATGATGAAGTGGCCAAAGACAAAAATCAAGATGTCAAACCATGTTTTACTCCTTCTGATAATAGTTTTAGGTTTAATTTTGGTATTGAAAATGAtacataa
- the LOC109595512 gene encoding caspase-1, producing MEKGVDEIGRNGHVVEVVDQEPTNGTSHTHEDEGDAQGTGSPSYGEAIAKMPVPKYALYYKMDHPQKSIAYIFNHENFEINGLKKRNGTNKDSTDLKEVFTKLNFDVHEFKDLRKGDVMQNIEQLSKMDHSKRDCVVVCVLSHGEMGVIYARDSYYKPESLWSNFTGDKCPTLAGKPKIFFIQACQGDKLDGGVHMIRSTETDGDYHQSYKLPLQADFLMMFSTVKGYFSWRNTTHGSWFIQALCNELKARADKEDLLRILTFVSQKVAVDFESNTPDHRAMHQQKQIPCIISMLTRLIQFRSIRSDTEGNILSPETEPKNKFTALFSSKGSLMKN from the exons ATGGAGAAAGGTGTGGACGAAATTGGCCGCAATGGTCATGTCGTTGAGGTCGTTGATCAGGAACCAACGAACGGAACCTCTCATACACACGAAGATGAAGGAGACGCACAGGGAACTGGCag ccCTTCATATGGGGAAGCAATTGCTAAAATGCCAGTGCCAAAGTACGCTCTGTACTATAAAATGGATCATCCGCAAAAAAGTATCGCGTACATTTTCAACCACGAAAATTTCGAAATTAACGGGTTGAAGAAACGGAATGGAACCAACAAAGATAGTACTGACTTAAAAGAAGTCTTTACTAAACTCAACTTTGATGTTCATGAATTTAAGGATTTGAGAAAGGGAGATGTTATGCAGAACATAGAACAAC tTTCGAAAATGGATCATTCCAAAAGAGACTGTGTAGTAGTGTGCGTATTGTCTCATGGGGAAATGGGAGTAATTTATGCAAGAGATAGTTACTATAAACCTGAGAGTTTATGGTCTAATTTCACTGGAGATAAATGTCCAACCTTAGCtg gCAAACCTAAGATATTCTTCATTCAGGCCTGCCAAGGTGATAAGTTGGATGGTGGTGTTCACATGATCAGATCTACGGAAACCGACGGAGATTACCATCAGTCATACAAATTGCCTTTGCAAGCCGATTTTCTGATGATGTTTTCAACAGTGAAAG GTTACTTTTCTTGGCGAAACACTACACACGGTTCCTGGTTTATTCAAGCTCTCTGCAATGAACTTAAGGCGAGAGCAGATAAGGAAGATTTACTGAGAATTCTCACGTTTGTCTCGCAAAAGGTCGCCGTAGACTTCGAGAGCAACACACCTGATCACAGAGCCATGCATCAACAGAAACAAATCCCCTGCATCATTAGTATGCTCACTAGACTGATCCAGTTTAGGTCAATTCG atcggATACAGAGGGTAATATTCTATCACCAGAAACAGAacccaaaaataaattcactgcCCTTTTTAGTAGTAAAGGTAGtctaatgaaaaattga
- the LOC109595555 gene encoding uncharacterized protein LOC109595555: protein MKYTLLICFYFGINQTFAEECSRPNNLKSKEEYCWKAEVELVERIQQTSKSVLNFAKKKLGMEVEEQNEPQKCSYYQCQLSQLQLINQKGFPIMDNFEKWIANEVVYEQAKQLLNQLNKCNDALSKATATDTQFNGDFINLSVNNQTEADMTPESTTQKAQSDCELAAEFVKCLSHLPGCPVFLYP from the exons ATGAAGTATacacttttaatttgtttttattttggtatAAACCAAACT TTCGCTGAGGAATGCAGCAGaccaaacaatttaaaaagcaaGGAAGAGTATTGTTGGAAGGCCGAAGTAGAATTGGTCGAAAGAATTCAACAAACATCAAAAAGTGTCTTAAATTTTGCCAAAAAGAAACTTGGAATGGAGGTGGAAGAACAAAACGAACCACAAAAG TGCAGCTATTATCAGTGTCAATTAAGTCAACTTCAGTTG ATCAATCAAAAAGGATTTCCCATCATGGATAACTTTGAGAAATGGATAGCAAATGAAGTGGTCTATGAACAGGCAAAACAGCTCTTAAAtcagttaaataaatgtaacgaTGCTTTGTCAAAAGCTACAG CTACAGATACACAATTCAAtggtgattttattaatttatcggtCAACAACCAGACGGagg cGGATATGACTCCTGAAAGTACTACACAGAAAGCACAGTCAGATTGTGAATTAGCTGCTGAATTCGTTAAATGTCTCTCTCATCTACCTGGA TGTCCAGTTTTTCTATATCCATAA
- the LOC109595557 gene encoding UPF0488 protein CG14286 isoform X2 yields the protein MPPKARLHRVTGKPTKIPQKSVEQPSTSVGLSPELEQQFEVELCWCIQQLQLALKSGKLNNKQVQDHTKTLNTLMSNSTPLVKKRQVMRLSFGDYRAKMAAEDKKLSRNATNIKVVPGNPSKKSVFIKKSAFCTGNNFKFNFNIPKDNISEELESIKLQDDEVAKDKNQDVKPCFTPSDNSFRFNFGIENDT from the exons atgcCACCCAAAGCAAGATTACACAGAGTAACAGGAAAACCTACGAAAATTCCACAAAAAAGTGTTGAACAACCTTCCACAAGTGTTGGATTATCTCCAGAGTTAGAACAGCAATTTGAAGTTGAATTATGTTGGTGCATACAGCAGCTGCAACTAGCCCTTAAGTCGGGAAagctaaataataaacaag ttcaaGATCACACAAAAACACTAAACACACTTATGAGTAATTCGACTCCCTTAGTCAAAAAGAGACAAGTTATGAGATTGTCATTTGGTGATTATCGGGCAAAAATGGCAGCAGAGGATAAGAAATTATCAAGAA ATGCTACAAACATAAAAGTTGTGCCTGGTAACCCAagtaaaaaatcagtttttattaaaaaatctgcaTTTTGCactggaaataattttaaatttaactttaatattccaaaagacaatatttcagaagaaTTAGAAAGTATTAAGTTACAAGATGATGAAGTGGCCAAAGACAAAAATCAAGATGTCAAACCATGTTTTACTCCTTCTGATAATAGTTTTAGGTTTAATTTTGGTATTGAAAATGAtacataa
- the LOC126264727 gene encoding caspase-1-like isoform X2, with protein MDVDEVDGGCFGKPQKIYLKSDENYYKDDEELRNTTRNSVQNNNVVDQYYKMNNQYRGHALIFNHYKFKAGKFKERNGTHKDNERIKKTLLSLNFEVDEFRDLDYKYIQEHVKSAASKNYDDKDCVVVVILSHGDPNIVYANDQPYNPKSLWSKFCPLKNPTLKGKPVIFIINACQGSKYDHGIYFTETKSNYTDSNFNESEIDTKPLSKEDMSHMEIPDQSDLLLIYSTAPGYYSWRSPDTGSWFIQTFCEILDELKYKEDLLTILTIVICRVAYDYESRGLVTGKKQVPCFFSKLTKLLKFEESDEIENKCCVN; from the exons ATGGATGTGGACGAAGTCGATGGTGGTTGTTTCGGAAAACCACAGAAAATCTATCTTAAAAGTGATGAAAATTACTACAAAGATGATGAAGAATTAAG AAATACAACAAGAAATTcagttcaaaataataatgtggtggatcaatattataaaatgaacaacCAATATCGAGGACATGctttaattttcaatcattataaatttaaagctgGAAAGTTTAAAGAAAGGAATGGTACTCACAAAGATAATGAGAGGATAAAAAAGACATTACTCAGTCTAAACTTTGAGGTTGATGAATTTCGGGATTTGGATTACAAGTATATTCAAGAACATGTGAAAAgtg ctgCTTCAAAGAATTATGATGACAAGGATTGTGTAGTGGTAGTAATACTTTCCCATGGAGATCCAAATATAGTTTATGCAAATGACCAGCCATATAATCCAAAAAGCCTATGGTCGAAATTTTGTCCGCTCAAAAATCCTACTCTTAaag ggaaaccagtaatatttattataaatgcttGCCAGGGATCCAAATATGATCATGGGATTTATTTCACTGAAACAAAGTCAAATTATACTGActccaattttaatgaatctgAAATTGATACAAAACCCTTGTCAAAAGAAGATATGTCCCATATGGAAATACCTGACCAAAGTGATCTACTGCTGATTTATTCAACAGCACCAG gaTATTATTCATGGCGTTCTCCAGACACTGGTTCCTGgtttattcaaacattttgCGAGATTTTGGACGAACTTAAGTATAAAGAAGACCTACTAACAATTTTGACTATTGTTATTTGTCGCGTTGCATATGATTATGAGAGTAGGGGACTTGTAACAGGTAAAAAACAAGTACCatgtttttttagtaaattaacaaagttgttgaaatttgaagaaagtgatgaaattgaaaataaatgctgtGTTAACTAA
- the LOC126264727 gene encoding caspase-1-like isoform X1, producing the protein MDVDEVDGGCFGKPQKIYLKSDENYYKDDEELRYIVGQVGQYRNTTRNSVQNNNVVDQYYKMNNQYRGHALIFNHYKFKAGKFKERNGTHKDNERIKKTLLSLNFEVDEFRDLDYKYIQEHVKSAASKNYDDKDCVVVVILSHGDPNIVYANDQPYNPKSLWSKFCPLKNPTLKGKPVIFIINACQGSKYDHGIYFTETKSNYTDSNFNESEIDTKPLSKEDMSHMEIPDQSDLLLIYSTAPGYYSWRSPDTGSWFIQTFCEILDELKYKEDLLTILTIVICRVAYDYESRGLVTGKKQVPCFFSKLTKLLKFEESDEIENKCCVN; encoded by the exons ATGGATGTGGACGAAGTCGATGGTGGTTGTTTCGGAAAACCACAGAAAATCTATCTTAAAAGTGATGAAAATTACTACAAAGATGATGAAGAATTAAGGTACATAGTTGGCCAAGTTGGACAGTATag AAATACAACAAGAAATTcagttcaaaataataatgtggtggatcaatattataaaatgaacaacCAATATCGAGGACATGctttaattttcaatcattataaatttaaagctgGAAAGTTTAAAGAAAGGAATGGTACTCACAAAGATAATGAGAGGATAAAAAAGACATTACTCAGTCTAAACTTTGAGGTTGATGAATTTCGGGATTTGGATTACAAGTATATTCAAGAACATGTGAAAAgtg ctgCTTCAAAGAATTATGATGACAAGGATTGTGTAGTGGTAGTAATACTTTCCCATGGAGATCCAAATATAGTTTATGCAAATGACCAGCCATATAATCCAAAAAGCCTATGGTCGAAATTTTGTCCGCTCAAAAATCCTACTCTTAaag ggaaaccagtaatatttattataaatgcttGCCAGGGATCCAAATATGATCATGGGATTTATTTCACTGAAACAAAGTCAAATTATACTGActccaattttaatgaatctgAAATTGATACAAAACCCTTGTCAAAAGAAGATATGTCCCATATGGAAATACCTGACCAAAGTGATCTACTGCTGATTTATTCAACAGCACCAG gaTATTATTCATGGCGTTCTCCAGACACTGGTTCCTGgtttattcaaacattttgCGAGATTTTGGACGAACTTAAGTATAAAGAAGACCTACTAACAATTTTGACTATTGTTATTTGTCGCGTTGCATATGATTATGAGAGTAGGGGACTTGTAACAGGTAAAAAACAAGTACCatgtttttttagtaaattaacaaagttgttgaaatttgaagaaagtgatgaaattgaaaataaatgctgtGTTAACTAA